A single genomic interval of Candidatus Ancaeobacter aquaticus harbors:
- a CDS encoding DUF58 domain-containing protein: protein MIPKEILKKVRHIEIRTSRIVNDIFAGEYESVFKGRGMEFDEVREYQPGDEVRTIDWNVTARMGHPYVKRFVEERELTVMLLVDASASGKFGSVKWTKNEMAVELCAVLAFAAIKNNDKVGLIIFTDGVEKFIPPKKGSKHVLRVIREMLYFKPTGRKTNISSAIEYLNKVSKHRTVTFLVSDFIAEGYEKALSIANKRHDVVALHISDPRELDLPKIGYIELEDEETGETILIDTNDHSVRSGFSDATRFDKDRRETFFKSIGLDYVTLQTDKPYIEPLMKFFKTREKRL, encoded by the coding sequence ATGATTCCAAAAGAGATATTGAAAAAAGTTAGGCATATTGAAATACGCACATCGCGTATAGTGAATGATATTTTTGCCGGTGAATATGAAAGTGTCTTTAAAGGGCGGGGGATGGAGTTTGATGAAGTCCGTGAATATCAGCCCGGTGATGAGGTGCGTACCATTGATTGGAATGTGACTGCACGAATGGGGCATCCGTACGTTAAACGTTTTGTTGAGGAAAGAGAATTAACGGTGATGCTTCTTGTTGATGCAAGTGCGTCAGGTAAATTTGGGTCAGTGAAATGGACGAAAAATGAAATGGCAGTGGAACTCTGTGCTGTTCTCGCGTTTGCCGCCATAAAAAATAATGATAAAGTCGGACTCATTATTTTTACTGATGGTGTTGAAAAATTTATTCCGCCGAAGAAGGGTTCAAAACATGTGCTGAGAGTGATAAGAGAGATGCTTTATTTTAAGCCTACCGGCCGTAAAACAAATATTTCTTCCGCTATTGAGTATCTTAATAAAGTAAGTAAGCATCGTACGGTAACATTTCTTGTAAGTGATTTTATCGCCGAAGGATATGAGAAGGCACTTTCTATTGCAAATAAAAGACATGATGTTGTGGCACTCCATATATCTGATCCGAGAGAGTTGGATCTCCCTAAAATTGGATATATTGAACTGGAAGATGAAGAAACAGGTGAGACCATACTCATAGATACGAATGATCACTCGGTGCGTAGCGGTTTTAGTGATGCCACTCGTTTTGATAAAGATCGGCGTGAAACATTCTTTAAGTCTATTGGACTTGATTATGTGACGCTTCAAACCGATAAACCGTATATCGAACCTTTGATGAAATTTTTTAAAACAAGAGAAAAGAGACTCTAG
- a CDS encoding VWA domain-containing protein yields MLTFKDPLILVLLVLLPLLFIVYKKFVKKASVKYSDIRILKKVRHSKSKTFRYIPFTLKAFAMALIVIALAGPRQGEELSSIKTEGVDIMLCVDISGSMRAEDFFLGGKRQNRLAIVKQIVKEFIENRVADRIGMVVFAGRAYTQCPLTMDYGVLLTLLSHVQIGMLEDGTGIGSALAIAVDRLKDTKAKSKVIILLTDGINNVGKIDPLTAAEIAKSFKIKVYTIGAGTRGLAPIPVRDYFGNVGYQKVKVDVDEDTLEEIAELTGAKYYRATNTESLRKIYRDIDSLEKTKIETKLYMKYKELFPYFLLPGFLLLILDILLSNTIYRKLP; encoded by the coding sequence ATGTTAACATTTAAAGATCCATTGATATTGGTCTTACTTGTGCTTTTACCACTTCTTTTTATTGTATATAAAAAATTTGTCAAGAAAGCGAGTGTTAAATACTCAGATATTCGTATTCTTAAAAAGGTGCGGCACTCAAAATCAAAAACATTTCGTTATATTCCATTTACACTGAAGGCGTTTGCGATGGCACTTATCGTTATTGCTCTAGCCGGGCCACGACAAGGGGAAGAGCTCTCATCGATTAAAACTGAAGGGGTAGACATCATGCTGTGTGTAGACATATCAGGGAGTATGCGTGCAGAAGACTTTTTTCTTGGTGGTAAAAGACAGAATCGACTCGCTATTGTTAAGCAAATCGTCAAAGAGTTTATTGAAAACAGAGTTGCAGATAGAATCGGCATGGTGGTTTTTGCGGGGCGTGCTTATACACAGTGTCCGCTTACCATGGATTATGGAGTTCTTCTGACGCTTCTTTCTCATGTGCAAATCGGTATGCTTGAAGACGGTACCGGTATAGGGTCAGCGCTCGCGATCGCTGTTGATAGACTGAAGGATACGAAGGCGAAAAGTAAGGTTATCATACTTCTCACTGACGGTATCAACAATGTGGGAAAGATCGATCCTTTGACTGCAGCAGAAATAGCTAAATCTTTTAAGATTAAAGTATATACCATAGGTGCGGGAACCCGTGGTTTGGCGCCGATTCCTGTACGGGATTATTTTGGCAATGTAGGGTATCAAAAGGTAAAGGTTGATGTTGATGAAGATACGTTAGAAGAGATCGCTGAACTGACCGGCGCAAAATATTACCGAGCAACAAATACTGAGTCGTTACGTAAAATATATAGAGATATTGATTCATTGGAAAAAACAAAAATTGAGACAAAACTTTATATGAAATATAAAGAGTTGTTTCCCTATTTTCTTTTACCGGGATTTCTACTTTTGATACTTGATATACTATTGTCTAACACGATTTATAGGAAATTACCTTAA